DNA from Halobaculum sp. XH14:
ACGAACTGCTCGCGGACCTCGAGGGCGACGTCGCCGGCACGGTCGTCTGTCTCGACCGGCACGGGCGTGACGCGGCCGCCGTCGCGCGACGCCACGACGTCCCGGTCCACGTCCCCGACTGGATGACCGGCGTCGCGTCGGAACTCGACGCGCCGGTCGAGCGGTTCGGGAGCGAACTGGGCGGGCTGACGGCGATCCGCGTCCGTGACTCGTCGATCCCGCCGTGGCAGGAGGTCGCGCTCGCCGACGAGGATCGCGGGACCCTGTACGTTCCCGAGGCCCTGGGGACGGGATCCTACTTCCTGGCGAACGACGAACGGCTCGGCGTACACCCGATGTTGCGTCTCATCCCCCCACGCCGTGCACTCGGGGGACGGTCGCCCGAGCGCGTCCTCGTCGGGCACGGTGCGGGCGTCCACGAGCGGGCGAGCGAGGCCCTGGAGACGGCGCTCCGTCGGTCGCGGGGGAACGCCCCACGGCTGTACCTGGGGACCATCGCGTCGCTGATACGCTGAGTCCCCGCGAACTGTCGTCTCGCTACACGCCGAGTCGCGCCCGCTCGAACTGCTTCCCGCCGCGGCGAGGGAGCGTTTCGCCGGCTCGTCCGCGGGTTTTTGGTCGGTGAACCCCACGTAATACCCGTGGTACTGCTCACGCGCGGCCTCGTCACGGTGTTGCTCGAACGCGCCAGCGAGGCCGAACCGGGTGGGGTGAACGTGCTGCTCGATACGACGCCGGCCGGCGAACTCGCCGGAGAAACGGCCGGCATCGACCCGGACTCGCCCGTGCTCACGCACTTTTACTTTCCCGAGGCCGGCGGGTCGGTCAGGGCCGTCTTCGGGATGGACATCGGGACCCCGGCCGGTCGGGCACGGTTCCTCTCGCACCCCGACGGCGACTCGACGTTGCGACAGACGGACGACCTCGCCGGCGTCGTGCTCGTCGCGGTGCCGCCGTTCGGGGAGTCGGACGTGTCGGCGTACGACCGGCGGGGACGCGAACTGGACCTGCAGGTCCTCGACGCCGAGCCGCCGGAAGAACACATCGGGGAAGCTCGGACCGACGAGTGATCGGGGAGGCGGGCGATCGGGCGCTATCGTCCCGAATCCTCCCCCGTGCCCGGTGACTCCCGAGCCTGCTACTCCAGATAGCCCAGGTCGCGCAACTGGTCGGTGATCTCGCCGAACTCCGCCTCCGTCAGTTCGCCCTGTTTCTGGTGCTGGATGACGATGCTGCGCAGGAGGAACCTGACGAGGTCGCTCGTCGAGGAGAAGCTCGTCCCCTCGATGGTCTCTTCGACCCGTTCGGCGAGGTCCTTGGGGATGGAGACGGTGGTGTACTCGGTCACGGTTCCCGATGTGGCCGACACGGGGATAAACGCGACGCCTCCGCGGGTCGAATCCCACGTCGAGCCAGCTCCCACCGCCCGGCCTCGTGTGCTCCCCCGTGTTTTAGGAGCCGGGGGAGTAACGAACCTCTCATGGCCATCAGACCGCCACGAGGGGACTCCGGGGAGCGCGAGTCCGTCGAGTTCGGCATCGCGGCGCTGAACGCCCGGCTCGACGACGCGGGGGTGGCGTTCCCGGCGACGACCGACGAGATCCTCGCGGCGCTCGGGGAGACCGAGGTTCCCTACGACGCCGCCGGTCACACGCTCGACCTGCGTGACGTACTCCACGACGCCGAGACGGACAGCTTCGAGACCGAGACGGAACTGCTCGACGCGCTGTATCCCGCCTTCGAAGCGCGCCGCCAGGGGCGGGCCGACACGCTGTTCAACCGGATCCGATCCCTTCTCCCGGTGTAACTGGTCCCGTCGGGCTCAGCTCCCTACTCGTCCCGCTCGATCCGGTCGAGCGTCTCCGCGTGGAGCGTGACGATGAGATCCGAGAGCACGCCGAAGATGAGCAGCTGGACGCCGAGGATGAGCGCGACGCCCGCGACGACGGCGAGTACGTTGTGGGAGATCCCCCTGATGAACCACTCGTACGCGACGTAGGCGGCGATCATCACGCCGACCAGTCCCGAGAGGCCGCCCGCGCTCCCGAAGTAAAAGAGCGGGTTGGACGTCTTCGCCTGCCGGTAGATCGCCATGAGGATGATGCCCCCGTCCTTCACCGGATGGAGGTTCGTGTTCGACCCGTCGGGACGCGGGAGGTACGTCACCGGGACGACCGCCGTGGGGACGCCGTGGCGAGCACACTCGACCGAGAGCTCGGTCTCGATGCCGAACCCGTCGGCCGAGAGGGTGAGCCGCCGGAAGGAGTCCCGCGAGAAGGCTCGATAGCCCGAGAGGATGTCGCCGAAGTCCTCGCGGTGGATGAGATCGAACAGCCAGTTGAAGGCGCGGTTTCCGACCCTGTTGAACCCCGTCATCGCCCCCTCGCGCATGTCGGCGAACCGATCGCCGACGACGTGCTCGGCCCCGCCGTCGAACAGCGGTTCGAGCATGGCCTCGGCGTCTTCCGCGCGGTAGGTCCCGTCCGCGTCGGCCATCAGCACGTACTCGGTCTCGATGTGGTCACGGACGGCCTCGCGGATGGCCTGGCCCTTGCCGGTTCCCGTCTGGGTGACGACGCGCGCACCGGCGGCTTCGGCGAGTTCCCGCGTGTCGTCGGTGGAGTTGCCGTCGATGACGAGGACGTTCGAGAAGCCGTGGTCTCGAAAGTCGGTGACGACGTCCGCGACCGTCTCGGACTCGTCGTAGGTCGGAAGGAGTACGCAGACGGCGTCCCTGTTCATTACAGGGTTGGTTATATGGGTGGGGGATAAACGGTTCGGGACCGCGCCACGTGGGACGCCTGGTTCGCCGGGGAAACTACACTGACGACCGATCACGTTCTGTTCGACGCCGGCGGCTAGCTGCACGGGACGGTCCCGTGACCCGGTCGCTCGAGGGCGACGGTCGAGCCGTATTCAACCTGGACGGCGTCCTCTGCGAGCAGCAAGTTGCCGTCGAGTCGACGTACGAGAACGCGCCGGTGCCGGCGACGACGTGCGCGCTGGCGTGGATGCCCAGCGCGGACTCCAGCATGCATTTGACCATCAGTTCCAGGTTGGCCGCCTCGGCGATGGCGGCGATCTCCACGGCGGCGAGCGGCCCGGACTTGCTGAGCTTCATATTGGGAACGTCGGCCATGTACACCTGCACGACCGCCAGCGCGTCAGCCGGGGTCAACACCGCCTCGTCGACAGCCACCGGGACCGTCACCTCGTCACAGACTCGCGCTAGGCCGGCGAGGTCGTCGGCACGCACGGGCTGTTCGAGCAGCACCAGGTAGACGCCGCGCTTCCGGACCGCACGTGCGAACTGGATCGGCTCGTGTACCGTCCACTTCTGTTGGCGTCGACCTTGACCACGGCGTCCAAGGTGATCTCGACGACGGCGACGACACGGTCCACGTCGCTCCCGGCCTTTTACCTTCTGGTGCTCGAACCCTGCCGCGGCGGCCGCTTGAGTCGTCTCTGCGGCCTCGTCAGGCGAGACGATTGGGACGGTGAGGTCGGTCTCCATCAGCGTGGAGGGACAGCCGAACAGGTCGCTCAGCGCGAAGTCCTCGGCCCCAGCAGTAGGAGTCGAGCAGCGTCGTCTCGACCGTGAACGGCGCCGACATCACATGGCGAACCGCCTCGGCCGCAGCATCGACCGCCCGCGCAACCTCGCCAAGAGCGTCACCGTCGAATGAGTTCGTCCAGGAGGTCAGATTCTCGATTATTTGGTTTGAACAGTTCCGGTCAAACTCCGAACACGACTCGCTGCTTCGAGTTTGTCTATCTGGGGAGTGGGTGTCATCGAACTTCTCGAACCTCCGCTACACAGACAGTCACAGTTCCAAACTCGGTACGAGGCCATCCAAACCGGCTGGAGGTCTTCTCAAGCGGTTTCAGGGACTCACTTGGCTTCCAAAATCACTGTTCTCGTCCGCAAGGATAGCCGTGTGCCACTTTGGGAACGAACTTCGGAACTGGAAGATGGACGTCGACAGCTTGAATGGAAACCATGTATCGCCCGAACGAACGCGTCTCGGGCCATCTTTCACCACTTGAGGTTCGTTCTGACTCGCGGGGACCTGTCCCATTTCGCATTCGAAGTTCCAAAATCGGTTCCCTGCGTGCGGTTCCCCTCGTCAGTCCAGGGATGAAGTGAGGAGGGTCTATACCCTGAACTGGCATACGATGGAAACCGATCCACTCCCGCGTTGCTTCTGGAAGGTGAGTCGATGTTCAGGATTCGAGCGCGCCTGATTGTCCCGAACCCGTGGCGAACCGCGATCCTTGCGGAACTAAGGACAAACTTGGATAGCCTGTCACTGATTCTCCGACCAGCAGATGTCGTCTCGTCCCCTCTGTGCTAGTCAGACCGGTTTTGGATTTGGACGGATCTTGGCCCGGAGTACTGATATAACGCGCTTGAAACGGTGCGTCACACCCTTCACACAGTTCATCCGGGATCTGGGCGCTCCATCCTCGAAGGAACTTCGACTTGGAGATTGACAGTAGTTCCGATCCCTGTGTCTATCCATTCGGAAGACCCTGCTACCAGCAGAGTCCCTCGTACACGTCCAGTGCCCCGGTATCGACGTCGACACGGCGACCGTCGATAACCACCGAGCGGTCCATTCCGTCGAACGAGAGACCGTCGAACTCCGGCCATTCGGTCGTGAGCAGTGCCGCGTCAGCCCCTGACAGGGCCCCGGACACCGAGTCAGCATACTCGATGTCGACCTCCAGTGCGGTTCGTGCGTTCTCGGCCGCCACGGGATCGTAGGCGACGACGTCGGCACCTGCATCGTCGAGCTGTTCGATCACGTCGAGCGCGCGGGAGTTTCGAACGTCGTCGGTTCCGGGTTTGAACGCGAGCCCCAGGACGGCGACGCGAGCGCCGTCGGGATCGACGTGTTCGCGGAGAAGTCCGACCATCCGTTCGGGCTGGCGGTCGTTCACGTCGACGGCGGCGTCGAGGAGTTCGGGGGGGTACTCTTGCTGGCGGGCGAACGCTCGCAGTGCGTCGACGTCTTTCGGGAAGCAAGAGCCGCCCCAGCCAAGTCCGGATCGCATGAACGCCGCACAGATACGGTCGTCGAGGCCGAGTGCGTCCGCAACCTCGTAGGAGTCGATGTCGGCCCGTTTGCAGACGTTCCCCAGTTCGTTCACGAGCGACACCTTCGCGGCGAGGAACGCGTTGTTCGCGTACTTGATCATCTCGCCGGTCCGGACGTCCGTCTCCACGACCGGGACGTCCGCGAGTCGCTCGTCCGCGTGGTAGAGATCGCGCACGGTTGCTGCCGCTGACGGCTCGCTCGTGCCGACGACGATCTTGTCCGCGTTCCAGAAGTCCGAGACAGCGGTCCCTTCGCTCAGGAACTCCGGGTTGGCGACGAATCCGATCTCCTCCGTCCCGGTTCGTTCGGCGGCCCCGCGTACCGCCGGGACGACGACGTCCTCGATCGTACCGGGCAACACGGTGCTCTTGACCGCGACGACGTGTGCGTCCGTTTTGCCTCCGAGTGCCTCGCCCGTCATCTCAGCGGCGGCCTCCACGTACGAGTAGTCGAGGCTTCCGTCTTCCCGGGACGGTGTCTGAACGGTGATGAACGTCACGTCCGTCTCCGGGACGGCGTCGTAGGATGTCGTCGCCCGCAGGTTGTCACCGGCGTGTTCGGCGACGAGTTCCGGGAGACCCTCCTCGTGTATGGGGGATTCGCCCGCGTTGATGGCGGCGACGACGTCTTCGTCGATGTCGACGTTCACCACGTCGTGGCCGACCGCCGCGAGACAGGCCGCGAGCGTCGTGCCGACGTAGCCGCTACCCACGACTGAGACGTTCATTCGTACACCGTCCCCGGGAGGCGGCCACTCTCGAAGGCGAGTTCTACGGTTACTGTGAGCGAGGGCATGAGATAACCATGTTCAGCGTCGAATTTGTCGGTTCTGGTCGTCACTCGGAGTCCGCTGGTTGAGCCGTCCCCGCGAGTCGCTCCTCCGCACGGTCCCGATCCTCGGGGAAGCCGATGTCCATTCGCCATCCGTCGATCGGGATGGCGTCGATGGTCCGACCACTTTCGATCAGCAGTCCAACCGCGTCCGATATTTCGTACTCGTTTCGATTGGACGGCTGAACCAGATGACACGCATGGAAGATAGCCGGTGTGAACGTGTAGAATCCGGTCATTACTAGATTCGACGGGGGATCCCCCGGTTTCTCGATGACGTCGACGATTTCCCCGTAGTCGTTCGTATCACAAACGCCGTATCTCGATGCCTCATCCCAGGGGACTTCCTCCACGAGGAACGCAGCGTCCGCACGATCTTCTTGCTGACGCTGAACTACGTCCTCGAGGTTCGCCGCAAAGATGTTGTCCCCCAGGATGAGCATGAAGTCGTCGTCAATGTGGTCTTCAACGGTGAGTAGTGCATGGGCTAGCCCCTTTTGTTCACGTTGGTGTGCATAGGTGATGGGGACGCCTTCGTACTCGTCACCGTAATGTTCGATGATGTCTTGCTTTTTGTAGCCGACGACGACGATGAGTTCGGTCGCACCGAGTTCGATTAGTTCGTCGAAACACCGGGTGAGAATCGGTGCGCCTGCCACTTCGACCATCCCTTTCGGTTTATCGTCGGTAAGTGGTCGCAGTCTTGTTCCCTGCCCAGCTGCGAGGACAACCGCTTTCATAGATACGCAACTCGATGATGGATACTAAAGCCTACGTATCGCTCATCAGTGATCCTGAGCAAGTTTACTCAGGAGAGAGTTACCGAATCCCTCCGGTGTGTCACTATGAATGCAGAGGCATCCAAAGGGTAAAGATGCGATCATGGGGCCTCGATGAACGAGTTCTACTGCACCCTGTGATCCAGATCGGTCTACTGAACCGGAATGTTCTCGGTTACCTTCAACCTGAACCTTCCCGAGATCAAGAAGAGGAGACCGAAATATACCGTAGCACCGAAGGTCACCGCCGGGATGACGATCCTGACCTCGAACGGACTTGCTCCGATAGTCTTAGAGGAGTACAGTACGGCCTTTACCAGCAATCCCATGATGATTGCGGCGACCACTTGCTTCCGAATCTCTTTCCAGGGAATAGTGAAGGTGAGAATCCTCCCGAGGAGGAAGTAGGCGAAAACGAACCCACAAACCACCGAGACGAGGGTTGCTACAGCAGCACCAAGCCATCCAAAGTAGAAGACTAAGAGGAAGTTCAACACGATGTTCGACCCGACGAAGAGGATGTTCGCCTGGAAGGAAAGGTCCGGTCTGTCGAGGGCATCAATCGTGCTAACTACCTGTCGGTAGTAACTGTGAACGAGAATGGATGCGACCAGCAACACCAAAATGGCGTACCCTTGCCTGAATTCGCTGCCATACAGGTTCAGAACCCCTTCACCAACGACTACCGATCCGACGAAACCGGGGATCACGAACAGTCCGGAAAAAGCGAGGGTGTCATCGAGGTAGTTGACGATCCTCGGCCGGCCGGCTTCACCCGATAGCCTGCTCATTTCGGGGAAGAACGTACTGCTCAACGATTTCGAAAAGATCCCCATGACCGTCGCGATATTCCAGCAGATCGAATATATCCCGATCAGACTGGATGAGACGAAAAACCCAAGCACTAATTTGTCCATTAAGCTATATGTTCCGCCCTTCGCCCGCTCCAACCAGGAATACTTCGCAAAGTTAGTGATACTAGAAAAATGGCTCCTATCCGGCACTGTCATACCCAATGAACGGCCGAAAAGAGTGGGGAGGAGGATGATCGCGGCCAACCCGACCGAAATAAAACTCACAATTTCGCCGCCGAGTAACGCAAAGATCGAAAGACCAGCGGCTACACCTGCAACCTGAAGTGTGATACGAGATACGCTCTGAGAGATTCCAAGCGCAGCTTCTATGTGAACGAGGTGGTCGCCTCGGAACACGGCCATCACCACGGAGAAACCGATCCGCCCAAAAAGCAGTAAGATCACCACCCAATACAGCGGTGCCCCCAGATATTGGTTGATCTGACCGCGAAACAGGAAGATTCCAGTCGACGTCGCCGAGGTAAGAGCGAGGATCAAAACCGCTCCGGCGACGATGTGTTGACTCTTATCGACGCCTTCGCTCACACGTTTCGTGATGGACTTGGTGATCCCTGCCTTTGCGACGATGGTCAACCAACCGACGACGGCAAGCACGAGAAAGTAGTCACCGAGTATTGCTGATCCGAGTTCACGTGCGAAATAGACCGTCGCAAAGAACCCCAGTACTGAGGAACCGATCTTCGAGGCGAAGAATATCGCAGACTTTTGACCGAGTCGCACGGTTTAGCGGGCGCCCGGCGAACACATATCCTTTTCTGTCTACACGGGGACCGAGCCAGAATCCAGCCCGCGATCGGGGCAACCGACCGAAAGTATCAATCCCTTGGAATCATTCGAGTCGTTCACCCATCTCGCTCATCTGCTGGCGACGATGTGGTGCGTGTTGAGTTCATCGAGCTTCCGTCCTGGCCAGCTCTGCTGGTAATGTTCTCGGATCCGTGTCACATTATATCCATAGTCCTGAAATAGATCTTCGATTTCTTCGGGGGAGCGACCTTCTGCCGCCTGCACGTCCACGTCGTGGTGAAGCTCTATGATCCACGTGCAGTCAGTGTTCAGCAATTCCTCCGAGGACGGCAGCACTTCATACTCCCAGCCATCGATATCCATCAGGACTACGTTCGGAGTACCGAACTGGTCGACGTAGTCGTCGAGGGACAGGACCGATTCCTCGACGATCGAAATGTTGTCGAAGTCGTTCCGGTCAATCGACCTGCGAAGAAGCTCTGTCCGCGACTCATCCGGGTCGAACGCAACCGCTCTGTTTATCGATTCGCTCAGTAAAAGAGAATGATAACCCCACCCTGCACCGACTTCCCAGAAGTCGTCTTGCTCGTCCAGATTCGCGATCAGTTCTTCAACTACCTCCGTTTCGTACTCGCCAAGCACTCGGTGATGAATGTGGGGCGAATCAAGTTCGTACCAGAAACTGAACGCGGGAGTATTCTCGATG
Protein-coding regions in this window:
- a CDS encoding ribbon-helix-helix domain-containing protein; this translates as MTEYTTVSIPKDLAERVEETIEGTSFSSTSDLVRFLLRSIVIQHQKQGELTEAEFGEITDQLRDLGYLE
- a CDS encoding enolase C-terminal domain-like protein — its product is METDLTVPIVSPDEAAETTQAAAAAGFEHQKVKGRERRGPCRRRRRDHLGRRGQGRRQQKWTVHEPIQFARAVRKRGVYLVLLEQPVRADDLAGLARVCDEVTVPVAVDEAVLTPADALAVVQVYMADVPNMKLSKSGPLAAVEIAAIAEAANLELMVKCMLESALGIHASAHVVAGTGAFSYVDSTATCCSQRTPSRLNTARPSPSSDRVTGPSRAASRRRRTERDRSSV
- a CDS encoding polysaccharide biosynthesis C-terminal domain-containing protein; this translates as MRLGQKSAIFFASKIGSSVLGFFATVYFARELGSAILGDYFLVLAVVGWLTIVAKAGITKSITKRVSEGVDKSQHIVAGAVLILALTSATSTGIFLFRGQINQYLGAPLYWVVILLLFGRIGFSVVMAVFRGDHLVHIEAALGISQSVSRITLQVAGVAAGLSIFALLGGEIVSFISVGLAAIILLPTLFGRSLGMTVPDRSHFSSITNFAKYSWLERAKGGTYSLMDKLVLGFFVSSSLIGIYSICWNIATVMGIFSKSLSSTFFPEMSRLSGEAGRPRIVNYLDDTLAFSGLFVIPGFVGSVVVGEGVLNLYGSEFRQGYAILVLLVASILVHSYYRQVVSTIDALDRPDLSFQANILFVGSNIVLNFLLVFYFGWLGAAVATLVSVVCGFVFAYFLLGRILTFTIPWKEIRKQVVAAIIMGLLVKAVLYSSKTIGASPFEVRIVIPAVTFGATVYFGLLFLISGRFRLKVTENIPVQ
- the aglJ gene encoding S-layer glycoprotein N-glycosyltransferase AglJ, with product MNRDAVCVLLPTYDESETVADVVTDFRDHGFSNVLVIDGNSTDDTRELAEAAGARVVTQTGTGKGQAIREAVRDHIETEYVLMADADGTYRAEDAEAMLEPLFDGGAEHVVGDRFADMREGAMTGFNRVGNRAFNWLFDLIHREDFGDILSGYRAFSRDSFRRLTLSADGFGIETELSVECARHGVPTAVVPVTYLPRPDGSNTNLHPVKDGGIILMAIYRQAKTSNPLFYFGSAGGLSGLVGVMIAAYVAYEWFIRGISHNVLAVVAGVALILGVQLLIFGVLSDLIVTLHAETLDRIERDE
- a CDS encoding FkbM family methyltransferase, which gives rise to MDTELSLTREARRIRRDKGFSRLVVRALIFLLKELQLVYYKFADWYAGRMVSSPLAIGYTALYNVSPVIENTPAFSFWYELDSPHIHHRVLGEYETEVVEELIANLDEQDDFWEVGAGWGYHSLLLSESINRAVAFDPDESRTELLRRSIDRNDFDNISIVEESVLSLDDYVDQFGTPNVVLMDIDGWEYEVLPSSEELLNTDCTWIIELHHDVDVQAAEGRSPEEIEDLFQDYGYNVTRIREHYQQSWPGRKLDELNTHHIVASR
- a CDS encoding UDP-glucose/GDP-mannose dehydrogenase family protein codes for the protein MNVSVVGSGYVGTTLAACLAAVGHDVVNVDIDEDVVAAINAGESPIHEEGLPELVAEHAGDNLRATTSYDAVPETDVTFITVQTPSREDGSLDYSYVEAAAEMTGEALGGKTDAHVVAVKSTVLPGTIEDVVVPAVRGAAERTGTEEIGFVANPEFLSEGTAVSDFWNADKIVVGTSEPSAAATVRDLYHADERLADVPVVETDVRTGEMIKYANNAFLAAKVSLVNELGNVCKRADIDSYEVADALGLDDRICAAFMRSGLGWGGSCFPKDVDALRAFARQQEYPPELLDAAVDVNDRQPERMVGLLREHVDPDGARVAVLGLAFKPGTDDVRNSRALDVIEQLDDAGADVVAYDPVAAENARTALEVDIEYADSVSGALSGADAALLTTEWPEFDGLSFDGMDRSVVIDGRRVDVDTGALDVYEGLCW
- the aglF gene encoding UTP--glucose-1-phosphate uridylyltransferase AglF yields the protein MKAVVLAAGQGTRLRPLTDDKPKGMVEVAGAPILTRCFDELIELGATELIVVVGYKKQDIIEHYGDEYEGVPITYAHQREQKGLAHALLTVEDHIDDDFMLILGDNIFAANLEDVVQRQQEDRADAAFLVEEVPWDEASRYGVCDTNDYGEIVDVIEKPGDPPSNLVMTGFYTFTPAIFHACHLVQPSNRNEYEISDAVGLLIESGRTIDAIPIDGWRMDIGFPEDRDRAEERLAGTAQPADSE